From Gouania willdenowi chromosome 18, fGouWil2.1, whole genome shotgun sequence, one genomic window encodes:
- the LOC114480035 gene encoding thioredoxin-like: MVKEVQNLDEFKALLKEAGNKLVVVDFTATWCGPCKQIAPEFAKMEADPDNNNVVFLKVDVDEADDVSGHCGINCMPTFHFYKNGEKVFEFSGANVQTLKSKVVELR, translated from the exons ATGGTCAAAGAAGTGCAAAACCTG GATGAGTTCAAGGCCCTCCTGAAGGAAGCTGGGAACAAGCTGGTGGTGGTGGACTTCACGGCCACATGGTGCGGCCCCTGTAAACAGATCGCCCCCGAGTTTGCG AAAATGGAAGCTGATCCTGATAACAACAACGTGGTTTTCCTGAAGGTGGACGTGGACGAGGCTGAT gACGTCAGCGGTCACTGTGGGATCAACTGCATGCCCACCTTTCATTTTTACAAGAACGGAGAGAAG GTGTTCGAGTTCTCCGGTGCAAACGTTCAGACCCTGAAAAGCAAAGTGGTGGAGCTGAGATAA